In Chitinophaga oryzae, the sequence GTGATGAAGTTCCCGGCTAAATTGGCGCCTATCAAGCTGGCCGTTTTCCCGCTGACTAAAAAAGATGGCCTGCCGGAGGTAGCTCGCCTGCTGATGGACAGCTGCAAGTCTGCCTTCCACTGTTTCTATGAAGAAAAAGACGCTATTGGTAAACGTTACCGCCGTCAGGATGCCATCGGTACGCCTTTCTGCGTAACCGTTGACCACCAGACCAAAGAAGACGGTACCGTTACCATCCGCTACCGCGACTCCATGGAACAGGAACGCGTTCCGCTCACAGAAGTGAAAAACATCGTTCTGAGCAAGATCATGTAACATATTCGGGGCCACAGCCGTTTGATTTCGTAGATATTCCTACCCCTATGTATCTACGAATGATAACAACTGTGGCCCTTTTGTTTTGTTGTGTTTCCCTGTACGCCCAAAAGGTCCCCCACGATTCTACCAAGCATTCCCGCATACCACGCCCCGCATATTCCCGGAACCAATGGCCGCATGTCGTATATGGTACGCTGTTCGGGCCTTGCGGTATTGGTGCTAATTATGACACCCGGTTCAACGGTAAACGCACGGGTATAGGAATGCGTGCAGGTGCCGGTTTTGCGCCCGGCTATGACGAAAGCCGGACGAGCCATAAACGTATTTATCAGGTTGAAGAGGGCGTGTCAGGCGGTACCACGCTGGGCTGGCTGTCGGTCGCCGGCCGGCGGCACTTTATCAGTAAACATTTTATGTTCAGGATAGGAGCCATGCTGATGTTTTCGTCCAACCAGGTAACCCCTAACCTGGACACTGGTTTTGGCTACTGTTTTTAAGGCTATTAACCGTACAGCTCCAGGTGGATGTCGTGGCGGTCGTATCCCATGGCGGTGATGCGCTGCCGTGCCTCGTCTATCATGGCTTTCCAGCCGCAGAGATAGAAATTGGCCGGGCGCTTGTTGTCTGCCAGCATTTCTTCGTAAATACTGTGTACGTAGCCCTTTTTGCCGGTCCAGTCTTCCTGGCGGCTCAGGGTGGGGATATAATGAAAGCGGGGCATGTCTTTGTCCAGCTGCCGCATTTCGTCGGCGTACAGCAGGTCCTGTTCATAACGGCAGCCAAATATCAGGTGGATATCGGGGTGGGGCAACTGATGCAGCTGTATGTACTGTACCATGGACCGGAACGGCGCTATGCCGGTACCGGTGCAGATCAGGAACAGGTCTTTTTCCATGTCCGCCGGCAGGGTAAACATTCCCAGCGGTCCCCTTACCTGCAGGGTACTCCCCTCTTTGATTTCATTGAAAAGGTAGGTGCTGCCTGCGCCACCTTCCAGTAATACGATTACCAGCTCAAAGATATTGGTGCTGTCCGGGTGGGAGGCGATGGAGTAACTGCGCCAGCGCTTGTTTTTCTTTTCATGAATGGGAAGGTCCAGGGTGACAAACTGCCCTGGTTTAAAATCAAACCGTTCCAGCTCGGGGATACGGATCCAGAAACGCCGAGTATTAGGGGTTGCATCTACCAGCCGGGTAACGATACCTGTATACCAGATCTCCTGCATGGAAAAAGGATTTTGATGTCACTGAATATAACAAAACATTTTCGGATTTCTTGATTTTGGGATTTGGGAATTTTGGGTTTTCGCGGAGAGGAGCGGCATCCCCCAAATCTCCCAATCAAAAAATCCGTAAATCCGTAAATCCGTAAATCAAATAATTAAATGTCCTACTAACCAAATCGCTAAATGTTCGTATCTTTGCAACCTTCATGAATTTACAGGCTGTATTACAATTATTTCAACGTGATGCTCGCCTGCAGACGCTGGTGAAGGGGATTCAATCACCCACCCCACAATACTTTCAGCTGTCTTCCCTCAGCGGGAGTGCAATAAATTTTGTGGCGGTTTCAGCCTGGGCAAATGCAGACGCGAACCATCTCTTTATTCTGAATGATAAAGAGGAGGCAGCCTATTTCCAGAACGATCTGGAAGAACTCAGCCAGGCCCTTGATATTTTCTACTTCCCCGACTCTTTCAAAAAAACCGGACAGTTCCAGGAGCTCAACAGCAGCCATAGTATGCTG encodes:
- a CDS encoding ferredoxin--NADP reductase translates to MQEIWYTGIVTRLVDATPNTRRFWIRIPELERFDFKPGQFVTLDLPIHEKKNKRWRSYSIASHPDSTNIFELVIVLLEGGAGSTYLFNEIKEGSTLQVRGPLGMFTLPADMEKDLFLICTGTGIAPFRSMVQYIQLHQLPHPDIHLIFGCRYEQDLLYADEMRQLDKDMPRFHYIPTLSRQEDWTGKKGYVHSIYEEMLADNKRPANFYLCGWKAMIDEARQRITAMGYDRHDIHLELYG